One genomic region from Pyxicephalus adspersus chromosome 1, UCB_Pads_2.0, whole genome shotgun sequence encodes:
- the LOC140321773 gene encoding olfactory receptor 52Z1P-like, with protein MLNSTSFHPDYFLLIGIPGLEGSHLLISIPFSFMYILSTLGNSMLILVISANESLHQPMYIFLMMLAFSDVLLSSSTVPKTLSIFWFGSHEISFNGCLTEVFFIHFMFVIESAILLFMAYDRYCAICHPLTYTITLTRSFLVKAAMLAVFRSFCMIVPLVFLLKRLPFQGSNVIEHTYCEHMSVGKLASADIIVNVVYGLFVAASSSGVDMILIVLSYAVIFSAVLRLPSSDARFKAFNTCVSHICVIILFYIPAFFSFIAHRVGHKYISLQFHIIFANLYVLIPPMMNPIIYGIRTREIRERTFIMFSRMTIHRQRRVVIF; from the coding sequence ATGTTGAATTCCACCAGCTTTCATCCAGATTATTTCCTTCTGATTGGAATTCCTGGCCTAGAGGGCTCACATCTCCTCATCTCCATCCCATTCTCCTTCATGTATATTTTGTCAACTCTAGGAAACTCTATGCTTATATTGGTAATCTCAGCCAATGAGAGTCTCCACCAGCCAATGTATATCTTCCTGATGATGTTGGCATTCAGTGATGTCCTCTTGAGCTCTTCTACTGTACCAAAGACCCTCAGCATATTCTGGTTTGGTTCTCATGAGATCTCCTTCAATGGATGCCTCACGGAAGTGTTCTTCATCCATTTCATGTTTGTCATAGAATCAGCCATTCTGCTCTTCATGGCCTATGACCGTTACTGTGCCATATGTCACCCTTTAACATATACTATAACGCTCACCAGATCCTTCTTAGTCAAGGCCGCCATGCTAGCTGTTTTTAGAAGTTTCTGCATGATAGTACCTCTAGTTTTTCTTCTGAAAAGATTACCTTTCCAGGGAAGCAATGTGATAGAACACACGTACTGCGAGCACATGTCGGTGGGAAAGCTGGCTTCTGCAGACATTATAGTCAATGTGGTGTATGGGCTGTTTGTAGCGGCTTCTTCTTCAGGTGTAGACATGATCCTTATTGTGCTCTCCTATGCCGTCATATTCTCAGCAGTTCTGAGGCTCCCATCATCTGATGCTCGTTTCAAGGCCTTCAATACATGCGTCTCTCATATTTGTGTGATTATTCTCTTCTACAtcccagcatttttttcttttatagctcACAGAGTCGGCCACAAATACATTTCTCTgcaatttcacattatttttgcTAATCTCTACGTTCTCATTCCTCCCATGATGAACCCAATCATCTATGGCATAAGGACCAGAGAAATACGAGAGAGGACCTTCATCATGTTTTCTCGAATGACCATCCATAGACAAAGAAGAGTGGTGATCTTCTAA
- the LOC140321774 gene encoding olfactory receptor 52Z1P-like translates to MCNFTNFHPNIFFLMGIPGLEDSHLLISIPFSIMYILCLLANSILILVISANENLHQPMYIFLMILAVSDVLLSSTTIPKTLSLFWFNSQEISFNGCLTQVFFIHSNFGAESAILLSMAYDRYCAICHPLTYSMTLTGSFIKKAVWFALSRSLLMVTPFVFLLNRLPFQQSNKIEHTYCEHMSVATLATADITVNVAYGLIIAALATGLDITLIFISYILIIIAVLRLPCSEDRSKAFNTCVSHVCVIVLFYTPAFFSFIAHRVGHKSISLQVHILVANLYVLVPPMMNPIIYGIKLREIRQRAFATVFRFVVGKHMAMFNLK, encoded by the coding sequence ATGTGTAATTTCACCAATTTCCATCCTAATATTTTCTTCTTGATGGGAATTCCTGGCCTGGAGGACTCACACCTCCTGATCTCCATTCCATTCTCCATCATGTATATTTTGTGTCTTCTAGCAAACTCCATCTTGATATTGGTCATCTCAGCCAATGAAAATCTCCACCAGCCAATGTATATCTTTCTCATGATATTGGCAGTCAGCGACGTCCTTCTGAGCTCCACCACCATCCCGAAGACCCTCAGCTTATTCTGGTTCAATTCTCAGGAGATCTCCTTTAATGGATGTCTCACacaagtattttttattcattccaaTTTTGGGGCAGAATCTGCTATATTACTGTCCATGGCGTATGATCGTTACTGTGCCATTTGTCATCCTTTAACCTATTCTATGACCCTCACAGGTTCCTTCATTAAGAAGGCAGTTTGGTTTGCTCTTTCCAGAAGTCTTTTGATGGTAacaccatttgtttttcttctcaaTAGATTACCATTCCAACAAAGCAATAAGATAGAGCACACCTACTGTGAGCACATGTCGGTGGCCACATTGGCTACAGCTGACATTACGGTTAATGTGGCTTATGGGCTGATCATAGCTGCACTTGCCACTGGACTTGACATCACTCTAATTTTCATATCTTACATATTAATAATCATTGCTGTTCTGAGGCTTCCATGCTCTGAGGATCGTTCCAAAGCCTTTAATACATGTGTGTCACATGTCTGCGTCATTGTTCTCTTCTACACAccagctttcttttcttttattgctcACAGAGTTGGCCACAAATCCATTTCTTTACAAGTCCACATACTCGTGGCTAACCTCTACGTCCTTGTCCCTCCGATGATGAACCCGATTATCTATGGCATAAAGTTGAGAGAAATCCGACAACGAGCATTTGCCACGGTTTTTAGATTTGTAGTTGGAAAGCATATGGCCATGTTCAACCTCAAATAA